One genomic window of Fusarium keratoplasticum isolate Fu6.1 chromosome 3, whole genome shotgun sequence includes the following:
- a CDS encoding DUF2235 domain-containing protein → MATTRRVIVLCDGTWCGRETNTKSNINFLAQMVGINLAANPAVYNSPTHDVRARYFDGVGLGGDFMNYLWNGAFATQAEKECTEVYDFIVQNFTWNEDVRTEVWMFGISRGAYIVRSVGGMINTCGIIRNRGNAVLIKQVYGIYRSPHAVHHPSSPEMDQFRTNASFAVRSPIKFMGIFDTVGSRGVPRLNYHTGSGFEWPEFYDNLVSTAVKKVYHALAMHDRFWAFQPCLASRNPSHADNPDLADLEIHQTWFPGCHYDLARQEFQFLREGGTMLESALFPILNIFSNTVYPNEKLADLVLLWMLEGIQAEGGGAIVSQDTAGNPSSIAAEINSIQQLITTNSKGTGDVYSNILSYLPGGRLFSAPLAWWKNLNKTAYAILFQPVDRSIPDPGIGNGNVSHVWNEVYHYMNADNNIGENIIEEIADVRPPRYPSQTYQKYLTYMAAVGRPPVGPP, encoded by the coding sequence ATGGCAACGACAAGAAGAGTTATCGTCCTGTGCGACGGTACCTGGTGCGGTCGAGAAACGAACACCAAGAGCAACATCAATTTCCTTGCGCAAATGGTTGGAATCAATTTGGCCGCGAATCCTGCTGTCTATAACTCACCAACTCACGACGTTCGTGCTAGATATTTCGACGGGGTCGGTTTGGGTGGTGATTTCATGAACTATCTCTGGAACGGCGCTTTTGCGACCCAGGCGGAAAAGGAGTGTACCGAGGTTTACGACTTCATCGTACAGAACTTCACTTGGAATGAGGATGTGCGCACGGAGGTGTGGATGTTCGGGATTAGTAGGGGTGCCTACATCGTCAGGTCGGTCGGCGGCATGATCAATACCTGCGGAATCATCCGAAACAGGGGAAACGCGGTGTTGATCAAGCAGGTCTATGGCATCTATCGGAGCCCGCATGCCGTTCATCACCCTTCGTCACCCGAGATGGACCAGTTCAGAACAAATGCCAGCTTTGCGGTGCGGTCGCCAATCAAATTCATGGGCATATTTGACACTGTTGGAAGTCGCGGCGTGCCGAGGCTAAACTATCACACCGGGTCCGGATTCGAGTGGCCCGAGTTCTATGACAACTTGGTATCGACCGCTGTGAAGAAGGTCTACCATGCCTTGGCAATGCATGACCGTTTTTGGGCATTTCAACCATGCCTAGCGTCGAGGAACCCGAGCCATGCCGACAATCCAGATCTTGCTGACCTCGAGATACACCAAACATGGTTCCCGGGCTGTCATTACGACCTTGCTAGACAGGAATTCCAGTTCCTCCGAGAAGGAGGCACGATGCTGGAAAGTGCCTTGTTCCCTATACTCAACATATTCAGTAACACGGTCTACCCCAACGAGAAGCTCGCAGATCTGGTCCTGTTGTGGATGCTTGAAGGCATACAAGCAGAAGGAGGGGGAGCTATTGTCAGTCAGGACACGGCAGGCAACCCTTCCAGCATCGCGGCAGAAATAAACAGCATCCAGCAGCTCATCACGACGAACAGCAAGGGCACTGGCGACGTATACTCCAATATCCTCAGCTACCTTCCTGGGGGGAGGCTCTTCTCCGCTCCGCTAGCCTGGTGGAAGAATCTTAACAAAACCGCATACGCTATCCTGTTTCAACCAGTGGACAGATCGATACCCGATCCGGGTATCGGTAATGGGAATGTCTCTCATGTGTGGAATGAGGTCTATCACTATATGAACGCCGATAATAACATTGGAGAGAATATCATTGAGGAAATTGCTGATGTCCGACCGCCGCGATATCCGTCGCAGACTTACCAGAAATATCTCACGTACATGGCGGCGGTTGGACGGCCACCGGTTGGACCACCCTAG
- a CDS encoding Fungal-trans domain-containing protein, with the protein MHRRPCTAWEAPDTSQEVFLGPTNEAQAEDTEVDTVDGLAAMHSGDTDTRFFGPSSNISFLRIVSRATSAALRTVGPSHRLNQSIPEESIARLQSPIASTAPSTPDSPASISPQVLPVESRAVCLIKLYFSDTGTMFPFVSEKQVLASYYASKDKQFSGLRHSLLCLFNAIFAFATYISAKPEQAITKCATEADVFFNRALALRSSGARQSNDLEEIQSLLLLSLYCQGTQRPEEACTLHGLARERFGSDCGLAASWWIENLRALSMTLGRPPIIQNEHMNLELPLDASLDGPSHTANQVGEYSESGQTNTTCFFIATLKLYEIMGTVVTKLYGQNLDEEIAENTAVRMQDIFLIEEDLSSWKMSLPEKLRLRPWENFGLSEWSQPHYHPVFARLSVVTQLRYLNVRILLHRPVLSHLPWSKRTPSWERNREKTFTEQTWNLSVIICQDSAVQIIDIIHRVTESMDLLGAWWYSVYFTFNAALVIFSRILLLLDTRNSASSRATDPQADPKLVSELTTRLTRAIEATERIGKDAKPARRVLAILAKLVRICLILGKYDPKNGPSILSTLCARSSPNPLEPSTSLGSGEGVAVGIPSNPQEPLAPAPTHMFDPLENLSQWWAAGNLEELGDIIGVDPGLVSLMTM; encoded by the exons ATGCATCGACGCCCATGCACAGCCTGGGAAGCGCCCGACACATCCCAAGAAGTCTTTCTAGGACCTACAAATGAAGCTCAAGCTGAGGATACGGAGGTGGATACTGTTGACGGCTTGGCAGCCATGCATAGCGGTGATACGGATACGCGATTTTTTG GCCCTTCGTCAAATATCTCGTTCCTGCGTATTGTCTCACGGGCAACATCGGCCGCTCTAAGGACTGTTGGACCTTCACATCGTCTGAATCAATCAATACCCGAAGAGTCTATCGCACGCCTGCAATCACCCATTGCTAGTACTGCGCCGTCAACTCCCGACAGCCCCGCCTCCATAAGTCCTCAGGTGCTTCCCGTCGAGTCTCGAGCCGTCTGTTTGATAAAACTCTATTTCTCAGACACCGGAACTATGTTTCCTTTTGTTAGCGAGAAGCAAGTCCTAGCATCATACTATGCTTCCAAAGACAAGCAATTCTCTGGTCTTCGTCATTCTTTGTTATGTCTCTTCAATGCaatctttgcctttgctaCTTATATCAGTGCAAAACCAGAGCAGGCAATCACAAAATGTGCTACGGAAGCTGACGTTTTTTTCAACCGTGCACTCGCCCTGCGGTCGAGTGGGGCTCGACAGTCAAATGACTTGGAAGAAA TACAATCTCTGCTCCTTCTGAGCCTGTACTGCCAGGGTACTCAGCGTCCCGAAGAGGCATGCACTCTACATGGTCTGGCC AGAGAGAGATTCGGAAGCGACTGTGGTTTGGCTGCTTCGTGGTGGATAG AAAACCTTAGAGCCCTCAGTATGACGTTAGGACGGCCACCTATTATTCAAAACGAACACATGAATCTTGAACTTCCACTTGATGCCAGTCTAGATGGTCCTTCACACACGGCAAACCAGGTTGGTGAGTACAGCGAGTCTGGACAAACCAACACGACCTGTTTCTTCATCGCCACATT AAAGCTCTACGAGATTATGGGCACGGTTGTTACTAAACTGTATGGACAGAATCTGGATGAAGAAATTGCAGAAAACACTGCAGTTCGGATGCAGGACATATTTCTCATCGAAGAGGATCTGAGCAGCTGGAAAATGAGCCTACCCGAGAAGCTACGGCTACGACCTTGGGAAAACTTTGGGTTGAGCGAATGGTCCCAGCCACATTACCATCCAGTATTCGCCCGTCTCAGTGTTGTGACTCAGCTGCGATATCTCAACGTAAGGATTCTACTCCACCGCCCGGTGCTAAGTCATCTGCCCTGGAGTAAAAGGACTCCATCTTGGGAAAGAAATAGAGAGAAGACCTTTACCGAGCAGACATGGAACTTGAGCGTCATCATCTGCCAGGACTCAGCGGTGCAAATTATTGACATTATCCACCGCGTGACTGAGTCGATGGATCTTCTGGGCGCTTGGTGGTACTCAGTATATTTCA CTTTCAATGCGGCACTTGTTATCTTCAGCCGCATTCTTCTATTACTGGACACGCGCAACAGCGCCTCATCCAGGGCGACAGACCCTCAAGCAGATCCAAAGCTTGTTTCCGAGTTGACGACCAGATTAACACGGGCTATTGAAGCCACTGAGCGAATCGGCAAGGATGCAAAACCAGCTAGGCGGGTGCTGGCGATTCTAGCAAAACTTGTCAGAATCTGTCTAATACTAG GAAAATACGACCCTAAGAATGGGCCTTCTATCTTGTCCACGCTCTGCGCCAGAAGCTCACCAAATCCTTTAGAACCATCAACCTCCCTCGGCTCGGGTGAAGGTGTGGCTGTTGGAATACCATCCAACCCACAAGAGCCACTGGCACCAGCACCAACCCACATGTTTGATCCTCTCGAGAACTTGTCTCAATGGTGGGCGGCAGGGAATCTTGAAGAACTGGGGGACATCATTGGTGTTGATCCTGGTCTTGTCAGTTTGATGACAATGTGA